One Budorcas taxicolor isolate Tak-1 chromosome 13, Takin1.1, whole genome shotgun sequence DNA window includes the following coding sequences:
- the CD93 gene encoding complement component C1q receptor encodes MASSAGLLLLLLLLLLLSIQSWAEITTDPEAVVCAGAACYTAHRHKLNAEDAQLHCSKKGGNLATVKSEEEAQHIQGALTQLLLLGAPLPERQNKFWIGLQREKGTCSDSSLPLKGFSWLGDGEASQYNNWYKEVKNTCIQRRCVSLILDLSVPGLASSLSKWVDGPCGQSGFPGSNIEGFVCKFSFKGMCRPLTLGGPGQVNYTTPFQATSSSLQAVPFASMASVACEDGDEGRPHYFLCKEKAPSVFDWDSSGPLCVSPKFSCDFNNGGCQQDCFEGGDGSFRCGCRPGFRLLDDLVSCASRNPCSSSPCGGEATCFPGSLGTDFTCHCPPGYQLDSTQRDCVDVDECQDNPCAQDCVNTPGSFRCECWVGFEPGGPEEGACVDVDECAPGHSPCAQSCTNTEGSFYCSCEEGYELAGEDGTQCLDVDECEVQQGGLCDSLCFNTEGSFRCGCLPGWELDTNGVSCTGGPTSLGPPSRSPLGEDTGNGDEGLQSSATVPSPSGDNPEATSTVAPSNRRPSLPARVPISLPPPEMLAPSETPGVWMEPSTHHPTATTGHRESAGEDFTAKQSDQGTDGQQLLLFYILGTVVAILLLLALALGLLVCRKRRAKREEKKQQPQSAADSYAWVPERAESRATENPYSPTPGTDC; translated from the exons ATGGCCAGTTCtgctggcctgctgctgctgctgctgctgctgctgctgctgtcaatCCAGTCCTGGGCGGAGATCACCACTGACCCGGAGGCCGTGGTCTGCGCGGGGGCTGCCTGCTACACGGCCCACAGGCACAAGCTGAATGCAGAGGATGCCCAGCTCCATTGCAGCAAGAAAGGGGGCAATCTGGCCACGGTGAAGAGTGAGGAGGAGGCCCAGCACATCCAGGGTGCCCTGACCCAGCTCCTGCTGCTGGGGGCGCCCCTGCCAGAACGCCAGAACAAATTCTGGATTGGGCTCCAGCGAGAGAAGGGCACTTGCTCGGACAGCAGCCTGCCCCTGAAAGGCTTCAGCTGGCTGGGCGATGGGGAGGCCTCGCAGTACAACAACTGGTACAAAGAGGTTAAGAACACCTGCATTCAGAGGCGCTGCGTGTCCCTGATTCTGGACCTGTCTGTGCCGGGCCTGGCCAGCAGCCTCTCCAAGTGGGTCGATGGTCCTTGTGGGCAATCCGGGTTTCCTGGGAGCAACATCGAGGGCTTTGTGTGCAAGTTCAGCTTCAAAGGCATGTGCCGGCCGCTGACCCTGGGGGGCCCGGGTCAGGTGAACTACACGACCCCTTTCCAGGCCACCAGCTCCTCCCTGCAGGCCGTGCCCTTTGCCTCGATGGCCAGTGTGGCCTGTGAGGACGGGGATGAGGGCAGGCCGCACTACTTCCTGTGCAAGGAGAAGGCCCCCAGCGTGTTTGACTGGGACAGCTCAGGGCCCCTCTGTGTGAGCCCCAAGTTCAGCTGTGACTTCAACAATGGAGGCTGCCAGCAGGACTGCTTCGAGGGCGGGGATGGCTCCTTCCGATGCGGCTGCCGGCCGGGGTTCCGGCTGCTGGACGACCTGGTCAGTTGCGCCTCTCGGAACCCTTGCAGCTCCAGCCCGTGCGGAGGGGAGGCCACGTGCTTCCCCGGGTCCCTCGGAACAGACTTCACATGCCACTGTCCCCCAGGCTACCAGCTGGACTCGACTCAGCGAGACTGCGTGGATGTGGACGAGTGCCAGGACAACCCCTGCGCCCAGGACTGTGTCAACACCCCTGGGAGCTTCCGCTGTGAGTGCTGGGTGGGCTTTGAGCCTGGTGGCCCCGAAGAGGGGGCCTGCGTGGATGTGGATGAGTGTGCCCCTGGCCACTCACCCTGCGCCCAGAGCTGCACCAACACCGAGGGCTCCTTCTATTGCTCCTGCGAGGAGGGCTACGAGCTGGCTGGGGAGGATGGCACCCAGTGCCTGGACGTGGACGAGTGTGAGGTCCAGCAGGGTGGCCTCTGCGACAGCCTGTGCTTCAATACGGAGGGGTCCTTCCGCTGTGGCTGCCTGCCGGGCTGGGAGCTGGACACCAAcggcgtctcctgcactggggggCCCACATCGTTGGGGCCACCGAGCAGGTCTCCCCTTGGGGAAGACACGGGAAATGGAGATGAGGGGCTCCAGTCTTCTGCCACTGTGCCCAGTCCCAGCGGGGACAACCCTGAGGCTACCTCTACGGTGGCGCCCTCCAACAGGAGACCCTCCCTCCCAGCTAGGGTCCCCATCTCCCTGCCTCCACCGGAGATGCTGGCCCCCAGTGAGACGCCTGGGGTCTGGATGGAGCCCAGCACCCATCACCCCACAGCCACCACCGGCCACAGGGAGTCCGCAGGCGAGGATTTCACAGCCAAGCAGAGTGACCAGGGCACGGACGGACAGCAGCTGCTCTTATTCTACATTCTTGGCACCGTCGTGGCCATCCTGCTCCTGCTAGCTCTGGCCCTAGGGCTGCTGGTCTGTCGCAAGCGCAGGGccaagagggaggagaagaaGCAGCAGCCGCAGAGTGCCGCAGACAGCTACGCCTGGGTCCCCGAGCGGGCTGAAAGCAGAGCCACGGAGAACCCCTACAG TCCGACGCCAGGGACAGACTGCTGA